The following nucleotide sequence is from bacterium.
TTGAAATCACGGTTGTTCCAAGAAAACACAAAACCAAGGATGAGGCGATCGCCTTTTATAAAGAAATCGGAATTCCATTTGAAAAAACAATCACTAAAAAATAATGGCTAAGAAATCAGTGGTAGCGCGGGCCCTAAAACCGCCGAAGTTTTCTACCCGGATTGTCCGCCGTTGTTTCCGTTGCGGCCGCCGCAGGGGATTTATGCGAACCTTTGGAGTTTGCAGGATCTGTTTCCGAGAATTAGCGGCTAAAGGAGAAATTCCGGGAGTTAAGAAGTCTTCCTGGTAAAAAATAAAGACATGTTAAACAATCTTTTAATTACAATTAAAAACGCCCAGAAAGCACGGAAGGAAGCCGTGAAATTACCGTACTCCAATTTTGACTTTGCAATCGCGGAAATTTTGGCGAAAAGAGGTTTTGTGGAAAGCGTCGCTAAAAAAGGCCGCATGCCGAAAAGAATAATTGAAGTAAAGATTAAATATGATGCTAACGGGCTAGGAGCAATCACCGGCATCAAAGTATTGAGCAAGCCATCCCGCCGCTTATATTCCGGCTACGCCGAGTTAAGAGCCGTTAAGCAGGGCTACGGTGTTTCTATTGTATCCACCTCAAAAGGAGTTATGACTTCCTCTGAAGCCAGAAAACAGAAAGTCGGCGGTCAATTACTATTTGAGATCTGGTAGAGTAATCACGAATAAAAAAATGTCTAAATTAGCTAAAAAACCAATAATCGTTCCGGCAGATGTAGAAGCCAAATTGGCCGACGGGTTTTTGCGATTTTCCGGAAAAGAAGGAAAATTATCAGTAAAAGTTCTTCCTTATGTATCTGCTGAATTGAAAGATGGTCAGATAACTTTGAAATTGGAAAATGCCATCAAGCAGGGCCGCGCCAACATCGGCACGCTGGCGGCTTTGATAAAAAATTCGATTGCCGGTGTCAGCGCCGGATTCGTTAAAATTTTAGAAATGGAAGGCATCGGCTTTAAGGCCAGCATGGAAGGAACAACCATAGTTCTGACCGTAGGATTCTCTCATCCTGTAAAATATATTCCGCCTGACGGAGTAAAGGTGGTGGTAGAGAAAAATGTAATCAAAGTTTCCGGAGCCGACCGAGCCTTAGTTGGCTTGGCTGCGTCAAAGATCCGCAAAGTGCACCCACCGGAACCTTATAAGGGTAAGGGTATCCACTATAAAGGAGAGGTGGTGCGACGCAAGGCCGGTAAAAAAGTTGCAGGCGCAGGAACGGCGGCCTAGGTAAGATTTCGAAATATCGATATATCGAAAATTCATTATGAACAAAGCACAACTAAAAAATTTAAACAGGGGATTGAGGCAGAAACGTAACCGAGCGCGTGTTTCCGGCGTCTCCGAAAAGCCGAGGCTTTCCGTATTCCGGAGCAATAAATACACCTACGCTCAACTCATCGATGATGTTAACGGCCGCACAATCGCCTCTGCCTCCACTCAAGAGCTAAAAAAGAAAGGCAAAAAAACCGAACTCGCCCAAGAATTAGGGGCTTTGATTGCCGAAAAAGCAAAAAAGGCGGGGGTTACGGAGGCAGTTTTCAATCGCTCGTTCTATAAATTCCACGGCCGCATTAAAGCAGTCGCCGAAGGAGCTAGACAAGGAGGCCTCAAAATTTAAA
It contains:
- a CDS encoding type Z 30S ribosomal protein S14 produces the protein MAKKSVVARALKPPKFSTRIVRRCFRCGRRRGFMRTFGVCRICFRELAAKGEIPGVKKSSW
- the rpsH gene encoding 30S ribosomal protein S8, whose product is MLNNLLITIKNAQKARKEAVKLPYSNFDFAIAEILAKRGFVESVAKKGRMPKRIIEVKIKYDANGLGAITGIKVLSKPSRRLYSGYAELRAVKQGYGVSIVSTSKGVMTSSEARKQKVGGQLLFEIW
- the rplF gene encoding 50S ribosomal protein L6 produces the protein MSKLAKKPIIVPADVEAKLADGFLRFSGKEGKLSVKVLPYVSAELKDGQITLKLENAIKQGRANIGTLAALIKNSIAGVSAGFVKILEMEGIGFKASMEGTTIVLTVGFSHPVKYIPPDGVKVVVEKNVIKVSGADRALVGLAASKIRKVHPPEPYKGKGIHYKGEVVRRKAGKKVAGAGTAA
- the rplR gene encoding 50S ribosomal protein L18 — its product is MNKAQLKNLNRGLRQKRNRARVSGVSEKPRLSVFRSNKYTYAQLIDDVNGRTIASASTQELKKKGKKTELAQELGALIAEKAKKAGVTEAVFNRSFYKFHGRIKAVAEGARQGGLKI